A window of Spirochaetaceae bacterium contains these coding sequences:
- a CDS encoding DUF2384 domain-containing protein, which translates to MSVAATEVAEVLGGRRVLGRSIEHGRDLEELIRAGVPKPALERLVDLLVTHDGGDGKARRAALRNRIVSRATYQRVERLNLQVSETTERLARLYALAATAFADGGAAARFMLTPHPELDDRAPFDVALTEVGGRAVEEVIERGLHGLPA; encoded by the coding sequence ATGAGCGTTGCAGCGACGGAAGTCGCCGAGGTTCTGGGGGGCCGGCGGGTGCTTGGGCGCAGCATCGAGCACGGACGCGATCTGGAGGAGTTGATTCGCGCGGGGGTCCCCAAGCCGGCACTGGAGCGGTTGGTCGACCTGCTCGTGACGCACGACGGCGGTGACGGCAAGGCTCGCAGGGCCGCGCTGCGGAACCGAATCGTGTCGCGGGCGACCTATCAGCGGGTAGAGCGCCTCAACCTGCAGGTGAGCGAGACCACGGAACGACTCGCGCGCCTCTACGCGCTCGCTGCAACCGCGTTTGCCGATGGCGGCGCAGCGGCGAGGTTCATGCTCACCCCCCATCCCGAGCTTGACGATCGAGCGCCCTTCGACGTCGCGCTGACCGAGGTTGGGGGGCGAGCAGTCGAGGAGGTGATCGAGCGGGGCCTGCATGGCCTCCCGGCTTGA
- a CDS encoding RES family NAD+ phosphorylase, translated as MASRLDSPRYAYRIVSSRYPPFDGAGAYRWGSRWVSPGRQVVHAAESYALAVLENLVHWQSGTLPRNLVCVRVAIPDDVAQERADDVDAALLRANDHRATRRIGDDWYDRGDTAVLWVPSVVSPYEFNVLCNQLHVDFSRIVVGEPTPARVDARLPYRR; from the coding sequence ATGGCCTCCCGGCTTGACAGCCCAAGATACGCATACCGGATCGTCAGCTCGCGGTATCCGCCGTTCGACGGAGCCGGCGCGTACCGCTGGGGCAGCCGCTGGGTCAGTCCGGGACGCCAGGTGGTGCACGCCGCGGAGTCCTATGCGCTCGCCGTCCTCGAGAACCTCGTACACTGGCAGAGTGGCACGCTCCCGCGCAACTTGGTATGCGTGCGGGTCGCAATTCCGGACGACGTTGCACAGGAACGGGCCGACGACGTCGATGCGGCGCTGCTGCGTGCCAACGACCACCGCGCGACGCGGCGCATCGGCGACGACTGGTACGATCGCGGAGACACCGCCGTACTCTGGGTTCCATCCGTCGTGTCTCCGTACGAATTCAATGTGTTGTGCAATCAACTGCACGTGGACTTCTCACGGATCGTCGTGGGTGAGCCAACCCCAGCTCGGGTCGATGCCCGCCTGCCGTACCGTAGATAG
- a CDS encoding Arc family DNA-binding protein produces MKTMQVRFPDRVHERLKELAGEDGVSLNSSIVASVNNEVIRQQTRDFFRDAAANYQPQAFAEALAFVADAPIHGRDLG; encoded by the coding sequence ATGAAGACGATGCAGGTAAGGTTCCCCGACCGCGTACATGAGCGACTCAAGGAGCTCGCCGGTGAGGACGGCGTCTCTCTGAACAGCTCTATCGTGGCGTCGGTGAACAACGAGGTAATCCGGCAACAAACGCGAGACTTCTTCAGAGATGCCGCGGCCAACTACCAGCCACAGGCGTTCGCGGAGGCGCTCGCATTCGTTGCCGACGCACCAATACACGGCCGCGACTTGGGGTAG